The following DNA comes from Tautonia marina.
GGGGTCGAGAATGACAGGTCCAAAGGCGTCGAGCAGTGGGTCGAGGTGAACGTGAGGGATGGACGGAGCTTCCACTCGAGGTTTCGGAGCCTCGGGTGGCTGAGGGGCGACTTCCGCGACTCCTCCCGAGGGAGGAAGCACGGGCTTCGGCTTCGGTGGAGTTGAGGGGGACGTGACCGGGGTCTGTGCCACCGGCTTTGTCGAGGCGTGATGCGGCGATCGATCCTCAAGGAGGTGACCGACATCGGCGCGTTCGCCAAGGTAATAGCGACGAACGTCTGGGTTTTCGAGGAACTCGACACGGTTCCCCTCAGCCACCACCCGACCTTGATAAATCAGGTAGTTCCGATCGGTCACTTCGAGCGTCTCCCGGAACTCGTGATCGGTCAGCAAGATGCCGATGTTGAACTGCTCGGCCAGCTCGCGGATGGAGCCTTGAATTTCCTTCACGGTCTTCGGGTCGATTCCCGCGAAGGGTTCGTCGAGCATGATCAAGCTGGGTTCAGTGATCAAGCACCGCGCGATTTCCAGTCGGCGTTTCTCGCCGCCGGAGATGAACTGAGCCTTGGTGGATCGAATGTGATCGAGTCCGAACTGGTCAAGCAGCTGATCACGTCGGCGCTTGCGTTCCTTGCGCCCCAGGTCGGAACGGGTTTCCAGAATCGCCATCAAGTTGTTTTCGACCGATAACTGGCGAAACACACTGGTTTCTTGAGGAAGATAGCCAAGCCCGGCGCGAGCGCGGCGATACATGGGGAGATGGGTGATCTCGTGGCCACCGAAGGTAATCGAACCTCCATCCGTCGAGATCAGGCCAATCGTCATCCGGAAGCTGGTCGTTTTCCCTGCGCCATTGGGGCCGAGAAGGCCCACCACTTGGCCCTGTTCGACTTCGAAGTCAACACCGCAAACGACCTGACGCTTGCCGTACCACTTTTGCAGGTCGCGGACTTCCAGCAAGGCCATGGGGCCGATCCTCCTTGATCGGTGCCGGGAACTGCTGAGAGCGAGCTTCCAGCTACCGAATCCAATGCATTCGTTCAAAATAAGGACGGAACGGAATGCGGAAGTCTCTTGAGACGCGAATGTCGGGGCCGAACGGTCGTCCGTGAGGCCAGTAGACGAAAAACGCCTTCCCCACGATCAATTCTTCGGGCACCTCATGCGAGGCACGGTCGAGTGTGGACCAGGGGCCGATGTCCCAGCGTTGGGCGTTGTCGTCGTAATAGACACCTTCTGCCTCAAGCCGAGACCAGGCGCGACTGTCCTTACTCCGAGGACTGTTATCCCCCATCATCATGTACCGGCCAGGACGGATCGCAAAGGTTCGCGGAGCGTCAAGCCGAGCAAGTTCGGGGAATTGAGCCGGATCGGACATCGCGAGTTGGAGCCATCGAAACTCATTCTGCCCCCGGAGCATGCCAAAGCCTTCAAGGTCCGAGGAATTCGGCTCCAACGTATAGTAGATGTCTCGGTGAAGGACAAGCCCGCTTACCCGAACGTCGGCCGATTCGGCACCGATCCCTGCCGGTGCCAGATCGGCTGGGGTCGGTACGAGAGGTTCGGATCGGTCAACCGCATAGACGACCCCCTCTCCAAACGGCGTTCGGCCGTTGACCCAAAGGGTTAATCGGTCGTCAATGTTGGCAAAAGTCAGTCGGTAGCGACCAGTGGTATCAATCCCGCAAGATTCTGGCGTCCCGAGGACCGTGTCATCACGGGTCAAGGTCGCCAGTCCCTCGGCCAAATCAATGGTGCAGCGATTCGAAACCCCTGCCTCGATCAGTTCGATGATCAATTGCCCACGAAGCGATTCAACCTCCAGCTCAAACTCAAGGGAAAGGTCGCTGACCCAGTGAGTTTCGATCACTGGCGCCCCAACTTCTCTGCGGACCTGATTCGAATTGTAGGAGGAAAAATCTTCGATCAGTGACGGAGTCGGAGGTCGTTCAGGAGTTTGCCCCCGGAGGATCGCTCTCCACTGATCCTGATCGGGGATCAGATGACGATAGCGGAGCCAGGAAACCCGAGAACCACTCGAATTATCCGACACGAAGGTACCAGGCTCCTCGGTCGGTTCGGACCAGGTTCCAGATTCCAGGGGAGCCCAACGCTGCCACTCTGGAAGTGACTCCAGGGCAATCGGCCGGTATCGGTCATCATAGACGGGCAGTTGCATCGCCCGAAGATGCCGCAACGGTTTGCGAAGGATTTGAAACGGCTCATCGCTCTCAAGCGGTCGGGCAAACAGGTTCCCGCCGTGAATCATCAACTCTTCGCCAGGCAGCCCGACGAGCCGTTTAATGTAGTTTTGCTCAGGTGCTTCGGGGTAATGGAAAACGACCACATCCCAGCGGGAAGGTCGTTCCGCCATGGGAAGAAACGAGAGTTTGTAGGGAAACTTCATCACCAGGATCCGGTCGCCGTTAAAGCTCGGGAGATCGTCGACCTGAGTCCTAAGTCGACAGTTCGAGCATGTACCGAATGCAACCGGTCGGCCGGTTCGAGGTTCATCAGCCGCATTGACGGTGAAGGTCACGCCACACTGGGGACAATCGACCTCTTTATGCCGCCCCATCAGCGTGGGAGCCATTGATCCGGTTGGAATGACGAAGGCCTCGGCCGCGAATCCTCGGATCAAGAGAGCGAGCATGAACGCAACAACGATGGACTCGATCGTTTCTCGATGCGATTCCGCCGGACGGGCCGCCTCGGAGCGTGAGGAGGAGTCAGGATTCACCTTGCGGCGGGCGGCGGTCCGGGTCATGGGGCTCCCCTGCGATGGTTCAAGGACTGGAAGCGGATTGGGCTAACGAATGTATCGGATTTCACGAGGGTCCGGAAGCCAGTACGGCTCACGACCGAAGACGCGGATCGGGACTCCCTGGCTGGGCAAATGGACAAGGAACGGCTTTCCAAGCAGCATTGAACCGGGGACCACGGGACTGTCTGACCAGAATCGCGAGTCATTGGAAACCGGGCTGTTGTCACCGAGCACAAAATATTCGTCGGTTCCGAGTCGATACGGCTCCCCAACCCCGAACGGACGGGCAGGACTCTGGGACAGGCCATCGGTGTAATACACGTCTCGATAGATCTTCAGGTGGAGCACCGTCACACCTGTTCCGAGAACCCCAAGAGCGACGGGAGGGTCGTCAATCCGAGACGTAAACGGCCGGGATGGCGAGGGGGCCAGATCAAGGGGTTCAAAAAGGGGCTCGCCGTTGAGTACAACCATCAAGCGATGATCAAAGAACGAGGCTTCCAGCGTATGAGGGCCTCTTTGATCCGCCCAGGCCGAGGCGACCCCGGCCGCCCGGTCCTCGGTCCGGAATTCCTTTCCCAGGAAGGAAACCTGAGGAGGTTGACTCCCATCAAGCGGAATCGTCAGAGTCAGAGGATCAGAACCGGCCTGGAATCGAATGCCCAGGGCTTCGGTTTCGGGAGTCAGATCGAGCCGAGCCTCAAGAGCAAGATCCTGTACCCGCCGACCAGACCCCAGTCGAGCCCCATTGTACGCAATAAAATCACGAACCGGACCATAATTGGATCGATCAGGATCCACATGCCTGTACTCGAGCCAATCGAGACTCCCGGGGCTTCCTGACTGGGATGCCTGGTGTCGGAAACCGGTCCCGTCGGAGGACCAGCCGGAAGGTCCTTCCGATTCGTTCCGGTATTGCCATCGAGGAAACCATTCAGGACCTGGTGGACGGTAACGACTGTCGTGAACCAGAAGCCGAACGGCCTGTTGTTCCCGGAAATCTTTTCTGGCGATCTGATCGTCGACGTAGATGTCTCCGTTGCGAATCTCGATCGCCTCGCCAGGCAAACCAACCACCCGTTTGACATAGGCCTGCTCCGGTTCCGAAGGGTTCAGGAACACGACCACTTCCCAGCGTTTGGGAGGTCTCCAACGAAAAAAGTTTTTCTGGACGAGTAATCGATCGCCGGTTCGTTCGACCGCAGGGGCCTCTTCGAGATCAGCTCCACAGTTCGGACAAAGCGGACGTCCGGCGTGGCCGTCTTCGTCAACCCCCAGCGCAAAGACAAACTCGCACGACGTACAGGACACGTCGCGATGCACACCCAGGAGCGTCGGTGCCATCGAGCCGGTCGGAACGATGTAGGCTTCCGCGGCAAAAGTCCGAACCAGAAGCATCCCAATAAAAAGAATCGGAATCGACTCAATCAGCGGTCGAGACGCTGAAGGAATCGATTCCGGCCCGTCGTCTTCCACTCGGTGAGAGGCTGTTTTGGATTCGGAAGTCGACGCCATCACCCTGAGTTGAGTGACTGGAAGCCGATCGGGTGTCTCGATCTGATTCATTCGACGCCCCGAATCGTGTCAAGGCCCATCCAGAAGGCGTTTGCCTGATCAGGACTCCCCGAATCTGGCTGATTGCCGTGCAGCGGGTGATCCGGGGGAGCGGTTCAGAGCAAAGCGAGTGCTCAGGATTCACCAGCTTCGAGAACGGACAGGAACGCTTCCTGAGAGATCTCGACGTTACCGACCTGCTTCATCCGCTTCTTGCCTTCCTTCTGCTTTTCGAGCAGTTTCCGCTTCCGGGTGATGTCGCCACCATAGCACTTGGCGGTTACGTTTTTCCGAAGGGCGGAAATGGTTTCTCGGGCGATTACCTTCGAGCCGATCGCCGCCTGGATGGCGACCTCGAACTGATGACGATCGATCTCGGACTTAAGCTTCTTCACAAGCTTCCGGCCGCGACGATCCGCGAAGTCCCGGTGGACCACCACCGAGAGGGCGTCCACTCGATCCCCGGCGACCAACACGTCGAGTCGAACCAGATTGTTCGGTCGGTAACCGATCAACTCGTAGTCCATTGTGCCGAAGCCTCGGGTGGCGGACTTGAGTTTATCGTAGAGATCGTAAATCATTTCTGCCAGTGGCAGCTCATAAGTCACGATGACGCGAGTCGGCGTGATGTAGTCGGTCTTGATGTAATTCCCGCGTCGTTCCTCGCAGAGTGCCATGATGGCACCAATGTTGTCGGACGGCACGAGGAAGTTGACTCGGGCGTACGGTTCGCGGAATTCTTCGATGTTGCCCGGCTCGGGAATGCGCGTCGGATTCGAGACGTAAAGGGTCTCCCCCTTCGTGGTCAAGATCTCGTAGGTGACGTTGGGAGCAGTCTGGACGAGTGCCAGGTCACTTTCGCGTTCGAGGCGCTGCTGAACGATCTCCATGTGCAGCATGCCCAGAAATCCACATCGGAACCCAAATCCCAGAGCATCGGAGGTCTCGGGTTCAAACGTGAAACTGGAGTCGTTGAGGGCAAGCTTTTGGAGGGCAGTACGAAGGTCCTCGAACTGATTATGAGTGGCTGGGAAAAGGCCGCAGTAGACGACCTGGCTCGGCTCCTGGTAGCCAGGAAGCGCCTGGCTGGCAGGGCGGTGAGCATCGGTAATCGTGTCACCGATTCGGACATCGGCGAGCTGCTTGATGTTGGCCACGACGAAGCCGACCTGCCCGACTCCCAGCTCCTGACAGGGAACCTCCCGAGGACGGAACTGCCCCAGGCCGATGACTTCGTACTCCCGCTCCATCGCCATGAGCCGGATTTTCTGCCCAACCCGGATGGTTCCGTCGATGACCCGAACGTAAACAACCACTCCCTGGTAATCATCGTACTTTGAGTCAAAGATCAGCGCTCGAAGCGCCCCATCGACCTGACCCGAGGGAGGCGGAATGCGATCAATAAGTGCTCGAAAGAGTTCGGGAACACCGATCCCGGTCTTCCCACTGACGGAAAGAATCTCATCAGGATCGAGGCCGAGGGTATTGAACACCTCTTCCTTAATCTCGTCGGGCCGCGCAGCCTGCATGTCGATCTTGTTCAACGCCGGCACCAGGGCCAGATCGCCTGCAATCGCGAGGTATGCATTGGCGACAGTTTGGGCTTGCACTCCCTGAGTGGCATCGACGAGCAGGATGGCTCCCTCGCACGCGGCGAGGCTCCGTGAGACCTCGTAGTGGAAGTCCACGTGACCAGGAGTGTCAATGAGGTTCAGCTCGTATCGCTGACCATCCTGATCGTAGTGCAGACTGACGGCGCGAGCCTTGATGGTAATCCCTCGTTCACGTTCGAGGTCCATGTCATCAAGCAATTGCTCGCGAAATTCGCGTTGAGAGATCGCGCCCGACTGGAGCAATAGCTGATCAGCCAGCGTGCTCTTGCCGTGGTCGATGTGAGCGACGATTGAGAAATTGCGAATAAACCTGGGATCGAAGGCCATGGGCAGTCCAGGCTGGAGGCCAAGGACCAGCCGATCGGGAGGATCGGGCCGGCGGGGCGAGCGGATCGAGGCGTGAAACGAAGGTTCGTCGGTTCCCGAGTCGGGAGTCATCCACGTCCATCGGGATCAAACGTACTGTCATCATAGCAACGAAAGGCGCTTCGGGCGAGTCGATCCCGATGCTTGCGAGGGGGCGTTCCAGTTTTCTGGGCCCCCGATACTTCGTCTGTCGTGTGAAATCGCTCAGTCGTCAGAGAGCTTCCCTGGACCGAAGGCCATCCGAGCACACCCGGCAGCGCCAATGTACCCTGCCTCCTCACCAAGGGTTGCGTAGTCGATCAAGGTCTTGGAGGCCGGCAAGGGGAACGCCATCCGTTTGACCCCCTCCCGGATCAACTCCATGAACTCGGGTCCTGCATTCGACATGCCACCAGCGAACAGGATCATATCGGGGTTGATCGTGTGCATCATGCAAACCGCACCCACTGCAAGGTAATGGGCGGTTTCCCTCATCAACAAGCCAGCGAGTGAGTCGCCCGCGAGTGAGGCCTCGTTGATTGATCGGGCCGAAAGGCGTCCTTCCGCAAGGTGTTTTCGCAGCGCTGTGGGTTCGTCCGTCAGTTCCAGGGCTTCCAGGGCTCGTTTCACCAGAGCCGTTGCCGAAGCGTACGCTTCCAGATGCCCATAGCCCCCACACCCGCACTGGCGGCCATTCTCCATTTGGATGACAATGTGCCCGCACTCGCCACCGTGGCTGTGGCTGCCCTCGATGATGCGTCCTCGTTCAACGATGCCTCCCCCGACTCCCGTCCCAAGCGTGAACAGGACGAGGCTCGTAACTCCTTTGCCGGCTCCCGCCCAGTACTCACCGTAAGCGGCGGCATTGGCATCGTTCTGAAGGACGGTCGGCTTGCCGAGACGGGCAGCGAGGAGGTCTCGAATTGGTAAATTTTGCCATCCCGGGAGATTCGGCGGGTCGAGGAGCATGCCGGCAGGAATGTCCATGGTTCCCGGGGAACCGAGGCCAACGCCCACAATCTCATCCCAGCTTAACCCGCTCGCCTCGACTGCCTGCCGGCCAGCCTCTGCAAGGGTGGCAATTCCAGCCTCCGGTCCACGATCGGCATGAGTTTTGATACTGATGGAGGAACGAGGTTGGCCGTCGTCATCGACGACTCCGCTCTTTACGTTCGTCCCTCCCAGGTCAATCCCCAGATAGAAGGGCGGGCGGCCTACCGATGCACTCATGCCGTTCCTCGGGCGACGTTGCGAACACTTTCGAAAGGGTTCGGAGGGGAGAATGATGGTGGAACAGTCACTGTAACGGCCCCTCCAGAAACGGTCAATCAACGGTCGTCGTCCCACCCTTGACGGTCTCGGGGACCTGGCCATCCCCAGTTCAGGTGTCTGGTCCAGTTCGAGGGCTCCCCTGAGTGATTGCGAGGCCAAGCGTGCCCCGTTAGCGTAACATCGAGGAGTTGGCGACCGATTCTGTTTGCCTCCTCGCTCCACTTCGAGTTGCATCTATGAGACGCCGAAAAATCGTGAGCTGGGGCCTGTTGGCCCTGGTGTCGTTAACAGTGAGCCTGGCCGCGGCGCAACAGCGGTTTCTCGACCGCCCGTTGCCCGATCGGGTCAATGTTCGCTACGGTTCTCATCATCGGCATCGGCTTGACTTCTGGTCCGCCGGGACCGATCAACCGTCCCCCTTGCTGGTTTACATCCACGGAGGCGGCTTTCAGGGCGGAGACAAACGAGGGATTCCGGTCGATCTCCTCCAGGAGTGCCTGCAATCTGGAATCTCGGTTGCTTCGATCAACTACCGACTTTCACAACACGCATCCTTTCCCGCTCCTATGCTGGATGGCGCACGCGCCGTTCAGTTTCTCCGATTCAAGGCGAAGGATTGGAACATCGACCCGGAACGAATCGCGGCCTCGGGCGGGTCGGCGGGTGCGGGAGTCGCGCTCTGGGTGGGATTTCAGGACGATTTGAAGAATCCTGAAAGTGAGGACCCGGTCGATCACCAGTCGAGTCGACTCAGTTGCGTGGCGGTCTTTGGTGCCCAGACGACCTACGACCCTCGGGTCATCGCAACGATCGTGGGTGGCCGGGCTCACGAACACCCCGCGTTGACACCGTTTTTTGGATTGACGAAGGAACACCTCGAAACCGAAGAAGCATACCGTCGCTATCAGGAGGCTTCGCCGGATACATACGTGACCGCCGATGACCCACCAGTTTATTTGGTTTACAATGAGCCGAAGGGCTCGCTTCCCCCCGATGCTCCTCCGGGCAAAGGGATTCACCATCCGAATTTCGGGACGTATTTGGCGTCAAAGCTTCACGCAAATGGGATCGAGTGCTTGACGGACCATGTCGATGACCTTGCTAGTCGAGGAAAGACACCCCATCACCGGATGGTTGAGTTCTGTTGTCGACACTTCGGGATCGAGGTGACAGGAGAGGATTCGGAGAATTGAATCATGCCATCACTCTGCCTGGGGCCCCAAATCACTCGCCGATGGTGGTTTAGGTCTACTGCGACGATTGCTCTGGTTGGCTCGGT
Coding sequences within:
- the lptB gene encoding LPS export ABC transporter ATP-binding protein encodes the protein MALLEVRDLQKWYGKRQVVCGVDFEVEQGQVVGLLGPNGAGKTTSFRMTIGLISTDGGSITFGGHEITHLPMYRRARAGLGYLPQETSVFRQLSVENNLMAILETRSDLGRKERKRRRDQLLDQFGLDHIRSTKAQFISGGEKRRLEIARCLITEPSLIMLDEPFAGIDPKTVKEIQGSIRELAEQFNIGILLTDHEFRETLEVTDRNYLIYQGRVVAEGNRVEFLENPDVRRYYLGERADVGHLLEDRSPHHASTKPVAQTPVTSPSTPPKPKPVLPPSGGVAEVAPQPPEAPKPRVEAPSIPHVHLDPLLDAFGPVILDPSFGHEPDEEDDDFYNPGSSSR
- a CDS encoding S26 family signal peptidase → MTRTAARRKVNPDSSSRSEAARPAESHRETIESIVVAFMLALLIRGFAAEAFVIPTGSMAPTLMGRHKEVDCPQCGVTFTVNAADEPRTGRPVAFGTCSNCRLRTQVDDLPSFNGDRILVMKFPYKLSFLPMAERPSRWDVVVFHYPEAPEQNYIKRLVGLPGEELMIHGGNLFARPLESDEPFQILRKPLRHLRAMQLPVYDDRYRPIALESLPEWQRWAPLESGTWSEPTEEPGTFVSDNSSGSRVSWLRYRHLIPDQDQWRAILRGQTPERPPTPSLIEDFSSYNSNQVRREVGAPVIETHWVSDLSLEFELEVESLRGQLIIELIEAGVSNRCTIDLAEGLATLTRDDTVLGTPESCGIDTTGRYRLTFANIDDRLTLWVNGRTPFGEGVVYAVDRSEPLVPTPADLAPAGIGAESADVRVSGLVLHRDIYYTLEPNSSDLEGFGMLRGQNEFRWLQLAMSDPAQFPELARLDAPRTFAIRPGRYMMMGDNSPRSKDSRAWSRLEAEGVYYDDNAQRWDIGPWSTLDRASHEVPEELIVGKAFFVYWPHGRPFGPDIRVSRDFRIPFRPYFERMHWIR
- the lepB gene encoding signal peptidase I; translated protein: MAPTLLGVHRDVSCTSCEFVFALGVDEDGHAGRPLCPNCGADLEEAPAVERTGDRLLVQKNFFRWRPPKRWEVVVFLNPSEPEQAYVKRVVGLPGEAIEIRNGDIYVDDQIARKDFREQQAVRLLVHDSRYRPPGPEWFPRWQYRNESEGPSGWSSDGTGFRHQASQSGSPGSLDWLEYRHVDPDRSNYGPVRDFIAYNGARLGSGRRVQDLALEARLDLTPETEALGIRFQAGSDPLTLTIPLDGSQPPQVSFLGKEFRTEDRAAGVASAWADQRGPHTLEASFFDHRLMVVLNGEPLFEPLDLAPSPSRPFTSRIDDPPVALGVLGTGVTVLHLKIYRDVYYTDGLSQSPARPFGVGEPYRLGTDEYFVLGDNSPVSNDSRFWSDSPVVPGSMLLGKPFLVHLPSQGVPIRVFGREPYWLPDPREIRYIR
- the lepA gene encoding translation elongation factor 4 translates to MAFDPRFIRNFSIVAHIDHGKSTLADQLLLQSGAISQREFREQLLDDMDLERERGITIKARAVSLHYDQDGQRYELNLIDTPGHVDFHYEVSRSLAACEGAILLVDATQGVQAQTVANAYLAIAGDLALVPALNKIDMQAARPDEIKEEVFNTLGLDPDEILSVSGKTGIGVPELFRALIDRIPPPSGQVDGALRALIFDSKYDDYQGVVVYVRVIDGTIRVGQKIRLMAMEREYEVIGLGQFRPREVPCQELGVGQVGFVVANIKQLADVRIGDTITDAHRPASQALPGYQEPSQVVYCGLFPATHNQFEDLRTALQKLALNDSSFTFEPETSDALGFGFRCGFLGMLHMEIVQQRLERESDLALVQTAPNVTYEILTTKGETLYVSNPTRIPEPGNIEEFREPYARVNFLVPSDNIGAIMALCEERRGNYIKTDYITPTRVIVTYELPLAEMIYDLYDKLKSATRGFGTMDYELIGYRPNNLVRLDVLVAGDRVDALSVVVHRDFADRRGRKLVKKLKSEIDRHQFEVAIQAAIGSKVIARETISALRKNVTAKCYGGDITRKRKLLEKQKEGKKRMKQVGNVEISQEAFLSVLEAGES
- a CDS encoding ROK family protein, whose protein sequence is MSASVGRPPFYLGIDLGGTNVKSGVVDDDGQPRSSISIKTHADRGPEAGIATLAEAGRQAVEASGLSWDEIVGVGLGSPGTMDIPAGMLLDPPNLPGWQNLPIRDLLAARLGKPTVLQNDANAAAYGEYWAGAGKGVTSLVLFTLGTGVGGGIVERGRIIEGSHSHGGECGHIVIQMENGRQCGCGGYGHLEAYASATALVKRALEALELTDEPTALRKHLAEGRLSARSINEASLAGDSLAGLLMRETAHYLAVGAVCMMHTINPDMILFAGGMSNAGPEFMELIREGVKRMAFPLPASKTLIDYATLGEEAGYIGAAGCARMAFGPGKLSDD
- a CDS encoding alpha/beta hydrolase, producing MRRRKIVSWGLLALVSLTVSLAAAQQRFLDRPLPDRVNVRYGSHHRHRLDFWSAGTDQPSPLLVYIHGGGFQGGDKRGIPVDLLQECLQSGISVASINYRLSQHASFPAPMLDGARAVQFLRFKAKDWNIDPERIAASGGSAGAGVALWVGFQDDLKNPESEDPVDHQSSRLSCVAVFGAQTTYDPRVIATIVGGRAHEHPALTPFFGLTKEHLETEEAYRRYQEASPDTYVTADDPPVYLVYNEPKGSLPPDAPPGKGIHHPNFGTYLASKLHANGIECLTDHVDDLASRGKTPHHRMVEFCCRHFGIEVTGEDSEN